The following are encoded in a window of Rhizobium sp. WYJ-E13 genomic DNA:
- a CDS encoding heparinase II/III family protein, whose amino-acid sequence MQSGRRLASMYVREAWRRGTRRAALLRLRFSRHTISVPERLIVAPTDLRGIDSHVAEEIIDGRFPLAGRMLETGGKSPFTLTLPSRAFAVRLHSFGWLRHMRANKSERGSAVARMIVDSWLSIHGGRIEGIAWETDVVSQRVIAWLSHSPVVLQNADRGFYRRFMKSLSFHIGYLRRMAPYSSGEVRFRLRIALATASVAMPVRASTVRRAAQALDREFDSQILPDGGHISRNPRIGLELLLDLLPLRQTYVNLGHDLPQKLISGIDRMYPALRFFRHQDGDLALFNGATSTLADELMSVLRYDETAGQPFKALPHSRYQRLAAGKTVIIADTGPPSPSCFRTAHAGSLSFEMSSGRYRFIVNSGSPKFAGQRYTQMARTTAAHSTVVLNDTSSSRFSPSAFLAHMMTEPVETVIAERVETEDGREGIKASHDGYLDAFGVIHERELTLNAAGSIVTGMDRFVADDRYHSEGPLRAVARFHIHPSIVPRQNDTESVLLTAPDGESWLFSSPGNEVLISEDIFFADSAGISSSDQIEIDFDLAEKPEIRWFLSRKS is encoded by the coding sequence ATGCAGTCCGGTCGGCGTCTTGCGAGCATGTATGTTCGGGAAGCTTGGCGGCGCGGTACGCGCCGTGCCGCACTTCTGCGTTTGCGCTTTTCCCGCCATACCATATCGGTGCCGGAACGCCTGATCGTAGCGCCGACGGATCTGAGAGGCATCGATTCACACGTCGCGGAAGAAATCATAGACGGCCGTTTTCCGCTTGCCGGACGTATGCTGGAAACAGGCGGAAAATCCCCTTTCACGTTGACCCTCCCGTCGCGTGCTTTCGCAGTCAGGCTCCACAGCTTCGGTTGGCTGCGGCATATGAGGGCCAATAAGAGCGAGCGCGGTTCGGCCGTCGCTCGTATGATCGTCGATAGTTGGCTCTCGATTCACGGAGGCAGGATCGAAGGCATCGCCTGGGAGACCGATGTCGTCTCGCAGCGCGTCATTGCCTGGTTGTCGCATTCTCCGGTCGTCCTGCAGAATGCCGATCGGGGTTTCTATCGCCGCTTCATGAAGTCGCTTTCCTTCCATATCGGCTATCTGCGCCGTATGGCGCCCTATTCGTCAGGCGAAGTCCGCTTCCGCCTCCGTATCGCGCTCGCCACAGCCTCTGTTGCCATGCCGGTGCGTGCCTCGACAGTGCGGCGGGCAGCCCAGGCGCTCGACCGCGAATTCGATAGTCAGATTCTGCCTGATGGAGGTCATATCTCCCGCAACCCGCGCATCGGACTGGAGTTGCTGCTCGACCTGCTGCCGCTGAGACAAACTTACGTCAATCTCGGTCACGACCTGCCGCAGAAGCTGATTTCGGGTATTGACCGCATGTATCCTGCCCTGCGCTTCTTCCGTCATCAGGACGGCGATCTGGCGCTTTTCAACGGTGCGACATCCACGCTGGCGGATGAGCTGATGTCCGTGCTGCGCTATGACGAGACGGCGGGCCAGCCCTTCAAGGCGCTGCCGCATTCGCGCTATCAGCGACTTGCGGCCGGTAAGACGGTGATCATTGCCGATACCGGACCGCCCTCGCCCAGCTGCTTCAGAACAGCTCATGCAGGCAGTCTCTCCTTCGAAATGTCTTCTGGCCGTTACCGTTTTATCGTCAATTCAGGATCACCGAAATTCGCTGGCCAGCGCTATACCCAGATGGCGCGCACTACGGCTGCCCATTCCACTGTGGTCCTGAACGATACGTCATCCAGCCGGTTCTCTCCTTCGGCTTTTCTGGCCCATATGATGACGGAGCCGGTGGAAACGGTCATCGCCGAGCGCGTGGAGACCGAGGACGGCCGTGAAGGCATCAAGGCAAGCCATGATGGCTATCTCGATGCCTTCGGTGTCATCCATGAGCGGGAGCTGACGCTCAATGCCGCCGGCTCCATCGTGACCGGTATGGACCGTTTCGTCGCCGATGACCGATATCACAGCGAAGGTCCACTGCGGGCAGTTGCCCGCTTCCACATCCATCCATCCATCGTGCCGCGGCAGAACGACACGGAATCCGTGCTGCTGACGGCGCCGGATGGTGAAAGCTGGTTATTTTCCTCACCGGGCAACGAGGTGCTGATCTCTGAAGATATTTTCTTTGCCGACAGCGCCGGCATCAGCAGCTCGGACCAGATCGAGATCGACTTCGATTTGGCAGAGAAACCTGAAATTCGCTGGTTTTTATCACGCAAGAGCTAG
- a CDS encoding RsmB/NOP family class I SAM-dependent RNA methyltransferase, producing MVLNSDGKKKPVHKYKPSAERSAPAPVKPGLPARAAAAKILAAVIDKKLPLDGALDHEHGNPAYKVLGESDRALVRAILNTTLRHLPRIDAAIASLLETSLPEGARALHYVLAVGAAQILYLDVPDHSAVDLAVEQANQDPRNRRFAKLVNAILRRLGREKEHILADIADIPPMPMWFIERLEKAYGKELAIAISESQLEPAAIDLTVKSDAAGWAERLNGTVLPTGGVRLSAFEGGIPSLEGFEEGEWWVQDAAASIPAKLFGDLTGKRVADLCAAPGGKTAQLILAGGKVTAIDQSENRLKRLRSNLERLGLEAETVAADLTKFEPPERFDAILLDAPCSSTGTTRRHPDVLWTKGAEDIAKLAALQERLLRHAVTLLNPGGLLVFSNCSLDPQEGEEVVKRVLEDVKGVERVPIDAEKWPDMSQAITPLGEFRTLPTMLDMPDGFASGLDGFYAAVLRRN from the coding sequence GTGGTCTTGAATTCAGACGGCAAGAAGAAGCCAGTTCATAAATATAAGCCTTCCGCAGAACGCTCAGCGCCAGCGCCGGTAAAGCCCGGCCTGCCTGCGCGCGCGGCGGCTGCGAAGATCCTTGCGGCCGTCATCGACAAGAAACTGCCACTCGATGGCGCGCTGGATCACGAGCATGGAAATCCAGCCTATAAGGTGCTTGGGGAAAGTGATCGTGCGCTGGTACGCGCCATCCTCAACACCACGCTCAGGCATCTGCCCCGCATCGATGCCGCCATCGCCTCGCTGCTCGAAACGTCGTTGCCGGAAGGCGCTCGAGCTTTGCATTACGTGCTTGCCGTTGGTGCCGCGCAGATTCTCTACCTTGACGTTCCCGATCATTCCGCCGTCGACCTTGCAGTCGAGCAGGCCAATCAGGATCCGCGCAACCGCCGTTTTGCCAAGCTCGTCAACGCCATCCTGCGCCGTCTTGGCCGCGAGAAGGAGCACATTCTCGCAGACATCGCCGACATTCCGCCAATGCCGATGTGGTTTATCGAGCGGCTTGAAAAGGCCTATGGGAAAGAGCTGGCAATTGCTATTTCCGAATCCCAGCTTGAGCCGGCCGCCATCGATCTCACCGTGAAATCCGATGCTGCAGGCTGGGCGGAACGCCTGAACGGTACGGTACTTCCAACCGGCGGCGTGCGGCTTTCCGCTTTCGAAGGGGGTATTCCTTCGCTTGAAGGATTTGAAGAGGGTGAATGGTGGGTTCAGGATGCGGCTGCAAGCATCCCCGCGAAGCTCTTCGGCGATCTCACCGGCAAGCGCGTCGCCGATCTCTGTGCCGCGCCGGGCGGCAAGACCGCGCAGCTCATTCTTGCCGGCGGCAAGGTGACGGCGATAGACCAATCCGAAAACCGGCTGAAGCGCTTGCGCTCCAACCTTGAGCGGCTTGGCCTTGAAGCCGAAACGGTCGCGGCGGATCTTACAAAATTCGAGCCGCCCGAGCGCTTTGATGCGATCCTTCTCGACGCCCCGTGCTCGTCGACGGGCACGACCCGCCGGCATCCCGACGTGCTCTGGACGAAGGGTGCCGAGGATATCGCCAAGCTGGCAGCACTTCAGGAACGTCTTCTGCGCCATGCCGTTACGCTTCTCAATCCCGGCGGGTTGCTTGTCTTCTCCAATTGTTCGCTCGATCCGCAGGAAGGCGAAGAGGTCGTGAAGCGCGTTCTCGAAGATGTGAAGGGTGTTGAACGTGTGCCGATCGATGCAGAAAAATGGCCCGATATGAGCCAGGCGATCACACCGCTGGGCGAATTCCGCACGCTTCCCACAATGCTGGATATGCCTGACGGTTTTGCATCCGGCCTCGATGGCTTCTATGCAGCGGTGCTCAGACGCAACTGA
- the htpX gene encoding zinc metalloprotease HtpX produces MNLVRTAMLLAFMTALFMFVGFLIGGRGGMMIAFLIAAGMNFFSYWNADRMVLSAYRAQEVDERNAPEYFRIVRDLARNAALPIPKVYLYDSPQPNAFATGRNPQNAAVAASTGLLAALSPEEVAGVMAHELAHVQNRDTLTMTITATLAGAISMLGNFAFFFGGNRENNNNPLGFIGVLVAMIVAPLAAMLVQMAISRTREYSADRRGAEICGNPLWLASALGKIARGAAHVPNYDAERNPATAHMFIINPLSGERMDNLFSTHPDTENRIAALQEMARGGFDVSTQPVRAANPTRKSRSVPNAGSGRGDSQPPKGPWS; encoded by the coding sequence ATGAACCTCGTGCGTACTGCCATGTTGCTTGCCTTCATGACGGCGCTTTTCATGTTTGTCGGCTTTTTGATCGGCGGCCGGGGCGGCATGATGATCGCCTTTCTCATCGCTGCCGGCATGAATTTCTTCTCCTACTGGAATGCCGACCGGATGGTGCTGTCGGCCTATCGGGCACAGGAGGTCGATGAGCGCAACGCGCCGGAATATTTCCGAATCGTGCGCGATCTAGCCCGTAATGCCGCTCTGCCGATACCGAAGGTCTATCTCTATGACAGCCCTCAGCCGAATGCCTTTGCGACCGGCCGCAATCCGCAAAATGCTGCTGTTGCCGCATCGACCGGCCTGCTGGCGGCTCTCTCGCCGGAAGAGGTTGCGGGCGTGATGGCGCATGAACTTGCTCACGTTCAGAACCGAGATACACTGACCATGACGATCACGGCCACGCTTGCCGGTGCGATCTCCATGCTCGGCAATTTTGCCTTCTTCTTCGGCGGCAACCGCGAAAACAACAATAATCCTCTTGGCTTCATCGGCGTGCTCGTCGCGATGATCGTTGCCCCACTTGCTGCGATGCTGGTGCAGATGGCGATCAGCCGTACGCGCGAATATTCGGCCGACAGGCGTGGTGCTGAAATCTGCGGCAACCCGCTGTGGCTCGCCTCTGCGCTTGGGAAAATCGCTCGCGGTGCAGCACATGTGCCGAACTATGATGCGGAGCGCAACCCGGCCACTGCGCACATGTTCATCATCAATCCGCTCTCCGGCGAGCGCATGGACAACCTGTTTTCGACCCATCCGGACACCGAAAACCGCATCGCTGCCCTGCAGGAAATGGCGCGCGGAGGCTTCGACGTCTCGACGCAGCCGGTTCGCGCTGCTAATCCGACACGCAAATCGCGATCGGTCCCGAATGCCGGTTCTGGCCGCGGCGACTCGCAACCGCCAAAAGGTCCGTGGTCTTGA
- a CDS encoding DUF1674 domain-containing protein, with amino-acid sequence MQTADNDNVETPVPEGSEPPRKMLSPAARRALAEAEERRRNVKPAELPPEIGGRGGAEPSRFGDYEINGRAIDF; translated from the coding sequence ATGCAGACGGCCGATAACGACAATGTGGAAACCCCGGTGCCCGAAGGCTCCGAGCCGCCACGCAAGATGCTTTCTCCTGCTGCCAGGCGTGCGCTTGCCGAAGCCGAGGAACGTCGTAGGAACGTCAAGCCCGCCGAATTGCCGCCAGAGATCGGCGGACGGGGCGGGGCGGAACCCTCCCGCTTCGGCGATTATGAAATCAACGGCCGCGCGATCGATTTCTAA
- a CDS encoding thermonuclease family protein, with product MLKLTPILFLLAMPALAAGNEIDGPVSAEIIRVIDGDALLVAATPWPQQTMEVYVRIRGIDAPEMHSKCPEVRRAGIEAQHALEQMTSGVTGIKLTDISGDKYFGRILANVTLPDGRNPARDLLTYGLVRSYVGGRKPRISCTEE from the coding sequence ATGCTCAAATTGACCCCTATTTTGTTCCTTCTCGCCATGCCGGCTCTTGCGGCAGGGAATGAGATCGACGGACCGGTTTCGGCCGAGATCATCAGGGTCATTGATGGAGATGCGCTGCTGGTCGCCGCGACACCCTGGCCACAGCAGACGATGGAAGTCTATGTCCGAATTCGCGGCATCGACGCACCCGAAATGCATTCGAAATGTCCTGAAGTCAGGAGAGCCGGTATCGAGGCGCAACACGCGCTGGAGCAGATGACCTCAGGCGTTACGGGCATCAAATTGACCGATATCAGTGGTGACAAATATTTCGGACGAATTCTCGCCAATGTCACCTTACCCGACGGGCGCAATCCTGCACGGGATCTGCTCACCTACGGGCTGGTCCGCTCCTATGTTGGCGGCCGCAAACCACGGATTTCCTGCACGGAAGAATGA
- the acs gene encoding acetate--CoA ligase, translating into MSEKIYPVSKPVKTRALINQAKYEQWYEESIENPDKFWGKHGKRIDWFKPYTKVKNTSFTGKVSIKWFEDGQTNVSYNCIDRHLKTNGNQTAIIFEGDNPYIDKKITYNELYEHVCRMANVLKKHGVKKGDRVTIYMPMIPEAAYAMLACARIGAVHSVVFGGFSPEALAGRIVDCESTFVITCDEGIRGGKPVPLKDNTDTAIHIAARQYVAVNKVLVVRRTGGKTGWAPGRDLWYHQEVAEVKPECPPVKMKAEDPLFILYTSGSTGKPKGVLHTTGGYLVYAAMTHEYVFDYHPGDVYWCTADVGWVTGHSYIVYGPLANCATTLMFEGVPNFPDQGRFWEIIDKHKVNIFYTAPTAIRSLMGAGDDFVTRSSRASLRLLGTVGEPINPEAWEWYYNVVGDQRCPVIDTWWQTETGGHMITPLPGATDLKPGSATKPFFGVKPQLVDNEGKVLEGAADGNLCITDSWPGQMRTVYGDHERFIQTYFSSYKGKYFTGDGCRRDEDGYYWITGRVDDVLNVSGHRLGTAEVESALVSHNLVSEAAVVGYPHAIKGQGIYCYVTLMAGNEGTDELRQQLVKHVRAEIGPIAAPDKIQFSPGLPKTRSGKIMRRILRKIAEDDFGSLGDTSTLADPAVVDDLIANRQNKATA; encoded by the coding sequence ATGTCGGAGAAGATCTATCCGGTTTCCAAACCGGTGAAGACCCGTGCGCTGATCAATCAGGCCAAGTACGAGCAATGGTACGAAGAAAGCATTGAAAACCCCGACAAGTTCTGGGGTAAACACGGCAAGCGCATCGACTGGTTCAAGCCCTATACCAAGGTCAAGAACACGTCCTTTACTGGCAAAGTCTCGATCAAATGGTTCGAAGACGGCCAGACCAATGTTTCCTATAACTGTATCGACCGTCACCTGAAGACGAACGGCAACCAGACCGCCATCATCTTCGAAGGCGACAACCCCTATATCGACAAGAAGATCACCTATAACGAGCTCTACGAGCATGTCTGCCGCATGGCGAATGTGCTGAAGAAGCATGGTGTCAAGAAGGGCGATCGGGTCACCATCTATATGCCGATGATTCCGGAGGCGGCCTACGCGATGCTCGCCTGTGCCCGCATCGGCGCGGTTCACTCCGTCGTTTTCGGCGGCTTTTCCCCCGAAGCGCTGGCCGGCCGTATCGTCGACTGTGAATCCACCTTCGTCATCACCTGCGACGAAGGTATCCGCGGCGGTAAGCCGGTGCCGCTGAAGGACAATACGGATACGGCTATCCATATCGCCGCCCGTCAGTATGTGGCGGTCAACAAGGTGCTCGTCGTGCGCCGTACCGGCGGCAAGACAGGCTGGGCGCCGGGGCGCGACCTCTGGTATCATCAGGAAGTCGCCGAGGTGAAGCCTGAGTGCCCGCCGGTGAAGATGAAGGCGGAAGATCCACTTTTTATCCTCTACACTTCGGGTTCCACAGGCAAGCCGAAGGGTGTCCTGCACACGACAGGTGGTTACCTCGTCTATGCGGCGATGACGCATGAATATGTCTTCGATTACCACCCCGGCGACGTCTACTGGTGCACGGCCGACGTCGGCTGGGTCACTGGCCATTCCTATATCGTCTACGGGCCGCTCGCGAACTGCGCCACCACGCTAATGTTCGAGGGTGTGCCAAACTTCCCGGATCAGGGCCGCTTCTGGGAAATCATCGACAAGCACAAGGTCAATATTTTCTACACGGCACCGACGGCCATCCGCTCGCTCATGGGCGCCGGCGACGATTTCGTGACGCGCTCTTCGCGCGCGAGCCTCCGCTTGCTCGGCACGGTCGGAGAGCCTATCAATCCGGAAGCCTGGGAATGGTATTACAATGTCGTTGGTGATCAGCGTTGCCCCGTGATCGATACATGGTGGCAGACGGAAACCGGCGGCCACATGATCACGCCGCTGCCGGGCGCAACCGACCTCAAGCCAGGCTCGGCCACCAAACCCTTCTTCGGCGTGAAGCCGCAGCTGGTCGACAATGAGGGCAAGGTGCTGGAAGGTGCTGCCGACGGCAATCTCTGCATCACCGATAGCTGGCCGGGCCAGATGCGCACGGTCTACGGCGACCATGAGCGCTTCATCCAGACCTATTTCTCCTCCTACAAGGGCAAATATTTCACTGGCGATGGCTGCCGTCGCGACGAGGACGGCTACTACTGGATTACTGGCCGCGTCGACGACGTTCTGAACGTTTCCGGCCACCGGCTCGGTACGGCGGAAGTTGAATCCGCCCTCGTCTCGCACAATCTCGTCTCGGAAGCGGCCGTCGTCGGCTATCCACACGCAATCAAGGGTCAGGGTATCTATTGCTACGTTACACTGATGGCGGGCAATGAGGGCACGGATGAACTGCGCCAGCAGCTTGTCAAACATGTCCGCGCCGAAATCGGCCCGATCGCGGCCCCGGACAAGATCCAGTTCTCACCGGGGCTACCGAAGACCCGCTCCGGCAAGATCATGCGCCGCATCCTGCGCAAGATTGCCGAGGACGATTTCGGCTCGCTTGGCGATACTTCTACGCTGGCAGATCCGGCTGTCGTCGACGATCTGATCGCCAACCGGCAGAACAAGGCTACGGCTTGA
- a CDS encoding DUF1013 domain-containing protein: MAQQLLMPKATAIWLVDNTALSFDQIAQFCKLHPLEVKAIADGEAAQGIKGLDPIATGQLSRDEIARAEGNPNYKLKLSEPKVRVPESKRRGPRYTPVSKRQDRPNAILWLVRNHPELKDAQISRLVGTTKSTIEQIRERTHWNSANLAPMDPVTLGLCSQIDLDMEVEKASKGRPLPTAAELGATLQSAQETERLTPSYEREEEKEIDADAVFRKLSSLRSTPKDEDEDDQF, translated from the coding sequence ATGGCTCAACAGCTGCTCATGCCGAAGGCGACTGCCATCTGGCTCGTCGACAATACAGCCCTGTCTTTCGACCAGATCGCTCAGTTCTGCAAACTGCATCCGCTCGAAGTCAAGGCGATTGCCGATGGCGAAGCCGCACAGGGCATCAAGGGCCTCGACCCGATCGCCACCGGACAGCTTTCCCGCGATGAGATCGCTCGCGCCGAAGGCAACCCGAACTACAAGCTGAAGCTCTCCGAACCGAAGGTCCGCGTGCCGGAATCCAAGCGCCGCGGCCCGCGCTATACGCCGGTTTCCAAGCGCCAGGACCGCCCGAACGCCATTCTCTGGCTGGTTCGCAACCATCCGGAATTGAAGGATGCGCAGATTTCGCGTCTCGTCGGCACCACTAAATCGACGATCGAGCAGATCCGTGAACGCACTCACTGGAATTCGGCAAACCTGGCTCCGATGGATCCGGTCACGCTCGGCCTCTGCAGCCAGATCGATCTCGACATGGAAGTGGAAAAGGCGTCCAAGGGTCGCCCGCTGCCGACCGCTGCCGAACTCGGCGCAACGCTGCAGTCCGCTCAGGAAACAGAGCGTCTGACACCGAGCTACGAGCGCGAGGAAGAAAAGGAAATCGACGCCGATGCCGTCTTCCGCAAGCTGAGCTCGCTGCGTTCGACGCCTAAGGACGAGGATGAAGACGATCAGTTCTGA
- a CDS encoding IS1182 family transposase codes for MLKKPAPEQTALEMVTLDSLVPKDHLLRKIDAVIDFSFIHDRVAGLYCADNGRPPLDPTLMFKALFIGYLFGVRSERQLVREIEVNVAYRWFLRMKLTEPVFDASTLSQNRRRRFNDTSVVQDIFDAIVKQAIRHGLVDGTVLYTDSTHLKANANKGKYDLEMLQKSRADYWADLDRAIEAERAAHGQKPLKEKAREPEVKETKVSRTDPESGYMVRDGKPKGFFYLDHRTVDGRHAIITDTHVTPANVHDSIVYLERLDRQRDRFDLHVGAVGLDAGYATSGIAKGLEDRKILGVTGYRNPTPPKDGMMRKSKFVFEPETDGYRCPEGQLLTYATTDRNGYKHYRSDPAICRNCPLLASCTSNAKAERTITRHVWQDARERTDANRKTPWGKAIYKRRKETVERSFADAKQLHGHRYARFRGLVRVRCQCLLAAAAQNIKKITIALTKTPKPAWG; via the coding sequence ATGTTGAAGAAACCTGCTCCCGAACAAACGGCTCTCGAGATGGTGACGCTCGACAGCCTGGTGCCGAAGGATCACCTGCTTCGCAAGATCGATGCGGTGATCGACTTTTCCTTCATCCATGATCGTGTTGCCGGGCTCTACTGCGCCGACAACGGGCGTCCGCCGCTCGATCCTACCTTAATGTTCAAGGCTCTGTTCATCGGCTACCTGTTCGGGGTTCGCTCGGAGCGGCAGTTGGTGCGCGAGATCGAGGTCAATGTCGCCTATCGCTGGTTCCTTCGGATGAAGCTGACTGAGCCGGTCTTCGATGCCTCGACGCTGTCGCAAAACCGTCGCCGCCGCTTCAACGATACGTCCGTGGTCCAGGACATCTTCGATGCGATCGTGAAGCAGGCGATCCGGCACGGCCTGGTCGACGGCACGGTACTGTATACGGATTCCACGCATCTGAAGGCCAATGCCAACAAGGGCAAATATGATCTTGAGATGCTCCAGAAATCGCGGGCCGATTACTGGGCCGATCTTGACCGGGCGATCGAGGCCGAACGGGCCGCGCATGGCCAGAAGCCGCTGAAGGAGAAGGCGCGCGAGCCCGAGGTGAAGGAAACCAAGGTCAGCCGCACCGACCCTGAAAGCGGCTACATGGTGCGCGACGGCAAGCCCAAGGGCTTCTTTTATCTCGATCATCGGACCGTCGATGGTCGCCATGCCATCATCACCGACACGCATGTGACGCCGGCCAATGTGCATGACTCGATCGTCTACCTGGAGCGGCTGGACCGGCAGCGCGACCGCTTCGACTTGCATGTCGGCGCGGTCGGGCTCGATGCGGGCTATGCGACATCAGGCATCGCCAAGGGACTGGAGGACAGAAAAATCCTCGGCGTCACCGGCTATCGCAATCCCACCCCACCCAAGGACGGGATGATGCGCAAATCGAAGTTCGTGTTCGAGCCCGAGACGGACGGCTATCGCTGCCCCGAGGGCCAGTTGCTGACCTATGCCACCACCGACCGCAACGGCTACAAGCACTACCGCTCCGATCCTGCCATCTGCCGAAACTGCCCGCTGCTTGCCTCCTGCACGTCCAATGCCAAGGCTGAGCGCACCATCACCCGCCATGTCTGGCAAGACGCCCGAGAACGAACAGATGCCAACAGAAAGACACCCTGGGGCAAGGCAATCTATAAGCGGCGAAAAGAGACCGTCGAACGTTCCTTTGCCGACGCCAAACAACTTCACGGCCACCGCTACGCCCGCTTCCGAGGCCTCGTCAGAGTCCGCTGCCAATGCCTGCTGGCCGCTGCCGCCCAGAACATCAAGAAGATCACCATAGCGCTGACCAAGACCCCAAAGCCAGCCTGGGGATAA
- a CDS encoding flagellin, translating to MTSILTNNAAMAALQTLRGVNDSLKDTQGRVSSGYRIDKAADNAAYWSIATTMRSDNKALSAVSDALGLGAAKVDTAYTAMDNAIDVVMEIKAKIVAATEKGVDKTKIQEELDQLQDQLVSIAQSASFSGENWVAGASGTKSVVSSFVRDGSNAVSVKMTDYVLDAGTLGNVLFGMNSNGTIQTTSGIIGTAFNGTYGNTVIVMPSIYALDITNFSQGQLDGALSGVELVLQALTNAGSQLGSISTRIQLQETFVSALGDSIDSGVGRLVDADMEEESSKLSALQTQQQLAIQSLSIANSSAQNILSLFRS from the coding sequence ATGACAAGCATCCTCACCAACAACGCTGCCATGGCAGCGCTGCAGACCCTGCGCGGCGTAAACGACAGCCTCAAGGATACCCAGGGCCGCGTCTCCTCGGGCTATCGCATCGACAAAGCTGCTGACAACGCTGCCTACTGGTCGATTGCAACGACCATGCGTTCGGACAACAAGGCCCTTTCGGCCGTTTCCGACGCTCTTGGTCTCGGCGCTGCCAAGGTCGACACCGCCTATACTGCGATGGACAACGCCATTGACGTTGTTATGGAAATCAAGGCGAAGATCGTCGCCGCCACAGAAAAGGGCGTCGACAAGACCAAGATCCAGGAAGAGCTCGACCAGCTGCAGGACCAGCTGGTGAGTATTGCCCAGTCGGCTTCCTTCTCCGGTGAAAATTGGGTTGCCGGCGCTTCGGGGACGAAGAGCGTCGTCTCGTCCTTCGTCCGTGACGGTTCCAATGCCGTTTCGGTCAAGATGACGGACTATGTTCTTGATGCCGGTACGCTCGGCAATGTGTTGTTCGGCATGAACAGCAACGGCACGATCCAGACAACGAGCGGCATCATTGGCACTGCATTCAACGGCACCTACGGCAACACGGTTATCGTCATGCCGTCGATCTACGCGCTCGACATCACCAATTTCAGTCAAGGCCAGCTTGACGGAGCGCTTTCCGGCGTCGAACTCGTGCTCCAGGCCCTGACGAATGCAGGCTCGCAGCTCGGCTCGATTTCGACCCGAATTCAGCTGCAGGAAACCTTCGTCAGCGCCCTGGGTGACTCGATCGACTCAGGCGTCGGCCGCCTCGTCGACGCCGACATGGAAGAAGAGTCTTCGAAGCTCTCTGCCCTGCAGACGCAGCAGCAGCTTGCGATCCAGTCGCTCTCGATCGCCAATTCCTCGGCACAGAACATTCTCTCGCTCTTCCGCAGCTAA
- a CDS encoding YggS family pyridoxal phosphate-dependent enzyme, with product MELQERLNEVRSKIATAERDAGRSARSVELVAVSKTFEADTIRLAIKAGQRVFGENRVQESQGKWPELKKEMPGIELHLIGPLQSNKAAEAVALFDVIESIDREKIARAIAEEMKRQGKELRLYVQVNTGLEPQKAGIAPDDAAAFINFCRDELGLTIEGLMCIPPAEDNPGPHFALLAKLAEKCSLKKLSMGMSGDYETAIAFGATSVRVGSAIFGAR from the coding sequence ATGGAACTTCAAGAGCGGTTGAACGAAGTACGATCCAAGATCGCCACGGCGGAGCGGGATGCGGGTCGTTCTGCGCGCTCTGTTGAACTCGTGGCTGTCTCGAAGACCTTCGAGGCCGATACCATCCGTCTGGCAATCAAAGCGGGCCAGCGCGTCTTCGGAGAAAACCGCGTCCAGGAAAGCCAGGGAAAATGGCCGGAGCTGAAAAAGGAAATGCCCGGCATCGAGTTGCACCTCATCGGTCCGCTGCAATCCAACAAGGCTGCCGAAGCGGTTGCGCTCTTCGACGTCATCGAGTCCATTGACCGCGAGAAGATTGCCCGCGCCATAGCCGAGGAAATGAAGCGGCAGGGCAAAGAGCTTCGCCTTTATGTGCAGGTCAATACTGGTCTGGAGCCACAGAAGGCCGGCATAGCACCAGATGACGCAGCGGCTTTCATAAACTTTTGTCGCGATGAGCTCGGCCTTACCATCGAAGGGCTGATGTGTATTCCGCCGGCAGAAGACAATCCCGGCCCGCACTTTGCCCTGCTCGCAAAGCTCGCCGAAAAATGCAGCCTGAAAAAGCTCTCAATGGGCATGTCCGGCGACTATGAAACTGCCATAGCGTTTGGCGCCACCAGCGTGCGCGTCGGCTCGGCGATTTTCGGCGCACGTTAA